A stretch of Flavobacterium sp. N1994 DNA encodes these proteins:
- a CDS encoding OsmC family protein: protein MKTSIVRYLGELRTSSMHLQSGTEILTDAPTDNNGKGEAFSPTDMVANSLATCMITIMAIKSRDMDVELKGTTAEVRKVMAAEPRRISEIHVTFHMNLEADDKTKTILERAAMTCPVFYSLHPDIKKEITFNWK, encoded by the coding sequence TAGGCGAACTAAGAACATCGTCCATGCATTTACAATCGGGAACCGAAATCCTTACCGATGCACCCACCGATAATAATGGAAAAGGAGAAGCGTTCTCACCAACCGATATGGTGGCGAATTCTTTGGCCACTTGCATGATTACCATTATGGCTATCAAATCTAGAGACATGGATGTGGAATTAAAAGGCACCACCGCCGAAGTGCGCAAAGTCATGGCTGCTGAACCTAGAAGAATTTCGGAAATTCATGTTACTTTTCACATGAATTTAGAGGCTGATGATAAGACCAAAACTATTTTAGAAAGAGCTGCAATGACTTGCCCCGTGTTTTACAGTTTACACCCCGATATCAAAAAGGAAATAACCTTTAATTGGAAGTGA
- a CDS encoding DUF3820 family protein — translation MPFGKYEGYYLIDLPEYYVVWYSNKGFPKGQLGEQLQLVYELKLNGLEELVRNIKKQYPKKDY, via the coding sequence ATGCCTTTCGGTAAATATGAAGGGTATTACCTCATTGACTTACCCGAATACTATGTCGTTTGGTATAGCAATAAAGGGTTTCCTAAAGGACAACTCGGAGAGCAATTGCAATTGGTATACGAACTTAAATTAAATGGTTTAGAAGAATTGGTTCGTAACATAAAAAAGCAATATCCTAAGAAAGATTATTAG